The window TTGCCATCGATCTTCATTTGTTTCGCTGCACTCCGTATGCGGCAAATGAGATCGCTGCGACTCTGCCGAGTGGCCGCCATCATGGCCTGCATCCCGTTTGTCACGCCAACGATTGTTGTTGGTATTCCGTTCGGCATTTGGGCCACGGTGGTCCTTTTCAGGTCGAGCACCGCGGCAGCCTTTGAACGGCAATCGCAAGAGTAATCGCGAATTACGCCAAACCCTGGCGGGCGACTTTCTCGTCGCCTGCAAGTTGCCAGAAGGCGATCGAAGCCGTGATCATCGTCAGGGCGAACATAACGTGACCTGTGGCGAGCGCGATCGACAACCAAATCGGAATGGCAATGATCAACAGGATCGGTCGGGCAAAGCGATTCCAGATTAGGACTGGGAACAGGATCTCGAAGTAAACGATCGCGTGCGTCCAGGCGTTGACCAGCATCGGCGTGCCGCGGAGCGACGTGAGATTGACCGGGCGCGAGCGAGTTTGCGCGAGCAGGTACCAGATGGCGTCGCCGATCCACCAGTTCTCTTGAGCCAGCTTCGACATGCCCATCATGAAGATGAGGGCTGCGAGATGGACTTGCAGCATGCGGAGCGTGAGGTTTGCGAGTTGGCTGGGCTGTGGTTCCGCCGTGGATTTCTTCCGCGCGAGCCAGGCATCGACGCTGAAATATTCGCTGCAGGGGCCGATGACGAGATAAAACAGCAGCGGCGCGAGGACGGGTTCTGCAAGTCCGCTGATCATGGGCACGCGATGAACGAAGCTCAGTAGGATCGCTAACGTGACAGCAG is drawn from Anatilimnocola floriformis and contains these coding sequences:
- a CDS encoding HTTM domain-containing protein — its product is MLLKQNAATFSEEWFNAMGEGWNQFWFGTASSKPLSLIRIMTGLVLIVWFLSQHADLLRWFGPNSLLPQATVTNLTTSPDFVSYHYTLLAFARTPSEVRIFEYIGIAAAACLAVGLFARVSAAVTLAILLSFVHRVPMISGLAEPVLAPLLFYLVIGPCSEYFSVDAWLARKKSTAEPQPSQLANLTLRMLQVHLAALIFMMGMSKLAQENWWIGDAIWYLLAQTRSRPVNLTSLRGTPMLVNAWTHAIVYFEILFPVLIWNRFARPILLIIAIPIWLSIALATGHVMFALTMITASIAFWQLAGDEKVARQGLA